The following is a genomic window from Gemmatimonadota bacterium.
TGGGTTCGAAGGCCGGATCGGTGGGACAGCCCCCGTCTTCCAGCGTATGCCAGGCCCGCCGGCGGACCCGGGCGTCCTCATCCTCCATCATCCGGTAGAGCGCTTTCCAGACTTCTTCGTTGCGGTGACGGACGTGGCACGGGCACATGTAGGTCGCGGCCACGATACGGTCTTCGGGATCCCCGCTTTCGGACAGGCGCAGGAGTTCAGCGATATCTTCCCGGCTCACGCGTTCCTCGCCCGGCTTCCGCCAGGCCTTCTGGTGCCGGTTGAGTCCGTTGTTCCGTCTGCCCATCGCTTAGTCCAGGTCAGAGCTGCCGCACGGGATTGGAGAGTACGCCGATCTGGGGGGAGGCGATCATCACGATGTCGTCCTCACGCAGTCCCAGATCGTTCGGCACGATGATGCCCGTGCCCGTGGAAACGACGGTACCCGCGGGGATCAGGTTGTCCCGATAGAGGTACTCGTTCAACTCGTCGAAACTGCGCGCCAGCTGCGAAGTGTTGGCCTCGCCCTCGAACACGACGGCATCGTCCCGCAGAATCCTGCAATGAATGTCGATATCGTAGGGATCGTCGATCTCGTCGGCGGTGACCAGCGCGGGTCCGAGCGCGCAGCAGCCCTGGTAGATCTTGGACTGGTTCAGGTAAAGCGGATTCGCCTTTTCGATATCCCAGGCCGATACGTCGTTGCACAGGGTGTAGCCGACGATTTCGCCCTCATCGCCCAGCACGTAGGCCAGTTCAGGCTCGGTGGCGGTGAAGCTGGAGTCGCCGCGCACGCAAATGGGCGCGTTGGGTCCGGAACAACGGGAAGCGGTGGCCTTGAAGAAGGATTCGGGCCGGTCGGACTGGTATACCTGGTCATAAATGGTCTGCTGGGCGTCGTCGTCCCTGAATTCGGCGCTTCGCTTGTAGGTCACGCCGAAGCCCCATACCTCGGGCGAGAATATCGGTACCATCAGGTGAGGGACGCCCACGTCCGGCGTGACGTCGATCGATTCATAGGAAAACCCGGTCAGCTGGCCGTCGTAGTCGTTCATGGCACGTTCAACCAGTTCGGACAGCGTAAGACGGGCTACTCCAGATACGTAAAGGAGGTCGTTAACGGTGTCCACCTCCGGCATGACTTCCGAAAGGTCGATGACCTGGTCGTCCTGGAAGATGCCCACGCCGGACTCCTGGCCGGGTTCGTAGAATTGAACCAGTTTCATTCGAGATTCCCCGTGTTTAAGGAGGGTTTCACCGGATTCCTGCATGTGAAAAGCACAGGTAAAGATAGGATTCCAGCGCCTCGTGTAAAGGGAATTCTGTCCCGCGTTCCAAGGTGTTGATTGCGGTTAGTACTTGATCACAGATATGGCGATCGTTACCATTGGAAGAGCTTTTTAGTTGAAGTGAGAAGCGCTGAACGGTGTATACTATTGCGTTTGCAGCGTCGTATCTACAGTTGTTCGAAATCTACAACCCGGAAAG
Proteins encoded in this region:
- a CDS encoding HEAT repeat domain-containing protein; this encodes MGRRNNGLNRHQKAWRKPGEERVSREDIAELLRLSESGDPEDRIVAATYMCPCHVRHRNEEVWKALYRMMEDEDARVRRRAWHTLEDGGCPTDPAFEPIVRRALDTETDRQVLGFARQFAEPFLNEDTVSRLREEMPVDRHPKLTGKCDFCGRTRVPVAQDYETEIPAGGMTRAAWICDECSAGGVDS
- a CDS encoding fumarylacetoacetate hydrolase family protein — protein: MKLVQFYEPGQESGVGIFQDDQVIDLSEVMPEVDTVNDLLYVSGVARLTLSELVERAMNDYDGQLTGFSYESIDVTPDVGVPHLMVPIFSPEVWGFGVTYKRSAEFRDDDAQQTIYDQVYQSDRPESFFKATASRCSGPNAPICVRGDSSFTATEPELAYVLGDEGEIVGYTLCNDVSAWDIEKANPLYLNQSKIYQGCCALGPALVTADEIDDPYDIDIHCRILRDDAVVFEGEANTSQLARSFDELNEYLYRDNLIPAGTVVSTGTGIIVPNDLGLREDDIVMIASPQIGVLSNPVRQL